A genomic region of Oryza glaberrima chromosome 1, OglaRS2, whole genome shotgun sequence contains the following coding sequences:
- the LOC127785637 gene encoding probable choline kinase 2 — protein MVAIENQSQGQRAAEAAAQPRIPREARRLLHEMAASWADVADCRALQVIPLKGAMTNEVYQVRWLNGAPATADGGEVEAEAAAREREVRKVLVRIYGDGVELFFDREDEVRTFECMSRHGQGPRLLGRFTNGRVEEFIHARTLSAADLRDPEISALVASKLREFHNLDMPGPKSVLIWDRLKNWLKTARNLCSSDESKKFRLGSLENEIAALEKEFSGDYHGIGFCHNDLQYGNIMIDEDTNMLTIIDYEYASFNPVAYDIANHFCEMAANYHSEKPHRLDYSKYPDTDEQKRFVKTYLSNSVSEEPDAEEVENLLQSIEKYTLASHLVWGLWGIISDHVNDIDFDYKEYARQRFEQYWQKKQALLTS, from the exons ATGGTGGCGATCGAGAACCAGAGCCAGGGccagcgggcggcggaggcggcggcgcagccacGGATCCccagggaggcgcggcggctacTGCACGAGATGGCGGCGTCGTGGGCGGACGTTGCCGACTGCCGGGCGCTGCAGGTGATTCCGCTCAAGGGCGCCATGACCAACGAGGTGTACCAGGTGCGCTGGCTCAACggcgcccccgccaccgccgacggcggcgaggtggaggcggaggcggccgcaagggagagggaggtgagGAAGGTCCTCGTGCGGATATacggcgacggcgtggagcTCTTCTTCGACCGCGAGGACGAGGTGCGCACCTTCGAGTGCATGTCTCGCCATGGCCAAGGCCCCCGCCTCCTCGGCCGGTTCACCAACGGCCGCGTCGAGGAGTTCATCCACGCAAGG ACACTATCTGCAGCAGACCTTCGTGATCCTGAAATTTCAGCTCTGGTGGCGTCAAAACTGAGGGAATTCCACAACCTTGACATGCCTGGCCCGAAATCTGTACTCATTTGGGACCGACTGAA AAACTGGCTCAAAACTGCAAGGAACCTGTGCTCATCTGATGAATCCAAGAAATTTCGGCTGGGTAGCCTGGAGAACGAGATTGCTGCATTGGAGAAAGAATTTTCAGGGGATTACCACGGGATTGGTTTTTGCCACAACGATCTTCAGTATGGCAACATCATGATTGATGAAGACACCAACATGTTGACTATCATC GATTATGAATATGCCAGCTTCAATCCAGTTGCGTATGACATCGCTAATCATTTCTGCGAGATGGCAGCAAACTATCATTCAGAGAAGCCACATAGACTGGACTACAGTAAATATCCAG ACACTGATGAGCAGAAGCGTTTTGTGAAGACGTACCTAAGCAATTCTG TAAGTGAAGAACCTGATGCGGAAGAGGTGGAGAACCTTCTCCAAAGCATTGAGAAATACACGCTCGCCAGTCATCTAGTTTGGGGCCTCTGGGGAATAATATCG GATCATGTCAATGATATTGACTTCGACTACAAGGAGTATGCAAGGCAAAGATTCGAGCAGTATTGGCAGAAGAAGCAAGCACTTTTAACTTCATGA